In one Blastocatellia bacterium genomic region, the following are encoded:
- a CDS encoding flippase-like domain-containing protein: protein MTTNFVEEGKSEDKKMQENIIKAVKFLFGLGLLVFVIHWTGLDSKEALNKILSANRYYLLISFTFVFIAQIFGIKRWQILSSSLGINIVFPYFFKLHFLGMFCNNLLPSMGGDVVKAFYLAKQGQKKHESLLSVVLDRYVGLLVMLFMASLAALSLPSDDFNRNLKFATWGILLAFISGGIVTLFFSELVAKLLQKYHTILEKYKKEHWPAKIRELSQLTKDFVKNYYTFGSSLLLSVVSQCFAILAVQQLSLSVGANVSAGTVFVVVPIVLLVSALPISPGGLGTREVAFVYLLTNVYTAEGIDKDFAKSAAALVAFLWLAINILISLPGAISYFTIGNDIDKVNKEELR from the coding sequence ATGACAACCAATTTTGTAGAAGAAGGCAAAAGCGAAGATAAGAAGATGCAAGAAAATATTATTAAAGCTGTTAAGTTTTTGTTTGGGTTAGGGTTATTGGTTTTTGTTATTCATTGGACAGGACTAGATTCTAAGGAAGCCCTTAATAAAATATTATCGGCAAATCGCTACTATCTACTTATATCATTTACTTTTGTCTTTATAGCCCAAATTTTTGGGATCAAACGTTGGCAGATTTTATCAAGTTCTTTAGGTATTAATATTGTATTTCCATATTTTTTTAAGCTACATTTTTTAGGGATGTTTTGTAATAATTTGCTTCCTTCAATGGGTGGGGATGTTGTTAAAGCCTTTTATTTAGCTAAACAAGGTCAAAAAAAGCATGAATCTTTGTTATCTGTAGTTTTAGATAGATATGTTGGTTTATTGGTTATGCTATTTATGGCTTCTTTAGCCGCACTTTCGCTTCCATCAGATGATTTCAATAGAAACTTAAAGTTTGCAACCTGGGGGATTTTGCTAGCATTTATTAGCGGTGGAATAGTAACACTGTTTTTTTCTGAGTTAGTCGCAAAGCTTCTACAAAAATATCACACCATTTTAGAGAAATATAAAAAAGAACATTGGCCTGCTAAAATTCGGGAATTAAGCCAATTAACAAAAGATTTTGTAAAAAACTACTATACTTTTGGTAGTTCGCTACTACTTTCGGTTGTCTCTCAATGTTTTGCTATTTTAGCTGTTCAACAACTTTCTTTGTCTGTTGGGGCTAATGTGTCTGCTGGTACTGTATTTGTTGTTGTTCCTATAGTTTTACTTGTTAGCGCGCTTCCAATTTCTCCAGGCGGTCTTGGAACTAGAGAAGTAGCTTTTGTTTATTTGCTTACCAATGTTTATACGGCTGAAGGAATAGACAAAGATTTTGCTAAAAGTGCTGCTGCTTTAGTCGCTTTTTTATGGTTAGCGATAAATATATTGATTAGTTTACCTGGAGCAATAAGCTATTTCACTATAGGCAATGATATTGATAAAGTTAATAAAGAAGAATTAAGGTAA
- a CDS encoding tyrosine-type recombinase/integrase produces the protein MTLIPANIVKEFLEFLTKEQNLSTQKIDDYQIDLTSLEEFAQTKNKSLLTLDKKEVAQYLRQIQKNNTSKAVSVLSVVSLFYQFLTNKNYLHHNPTINLELPKAWQTMPKFLNKDEIDKLFSIADPLADDGIRDLAMLNLLYVTGIRVSELILIKLTDINLSNNTLTYLGRNNNSKDIVLDNKVIEILSKYLVARQRLLREKHSDLLFINNYGDEVTRQQFWRIIVNYGEKAGLGHITPHMLRHTFATHLLEHGADNTSIEMLEQEEKAKAADINYVANERIKSIYEKFHPRSR, from the coding sequence ATGACATTGATTCCAGCAAATATTGTAAAAGAGTTTTTAGAATTTTTAACTAAAGAACAAAATTTATCTACTCAAAAAATTGATGACTACCAAATAGATTTAACTAGCTTAGAGGAGTTTGCACAAACAAAAAATAAATCTCTTCTAACTTTAGATAAAAAAGAAGTAGCTCAATATTTAAGACAAATACAAAAAAATAATACTAGTAAAGCTGTTAGTGTTTTAAGTGTAGTAAGTTTATTTTATCAATTTTTAACAAATAAAAATTATTTGCATCATAACCCAACAATTAATTTAGAGTTGCCTAAAGCTTGGCAAACTATGCCAAAATTCCTTAATAAAGATGAAATAGACAAGCTTTTTTCTATTGCAGATCCACTTGCTGATGATGGAATTAGAGATTTAGCAATGCTAAATTTGCTTTATGTGACAGGAATTAGAGTTTCTGAATTAATTTTAATTAAATTAACAGATATTAATTTATCAAATAACACTTTAACTTATTTAGGAAGAAACAATAATTCAAAAGATATTGTTTTAGATAACAAAGTGATTGAAATTTTGTCTAAATATTTAGTTGCTAGACAAAGGCTTTTAAGAGAAAAACATTCTGATTTGCTTTTTATTAATAATTATGGCGATGAAGTGACTAGACAACAGTTTTGGAGAATAATTGTTAATTATGGAGAAAAAGCTGGCTTAGGTCATATTACCCCTCATATGTTACGTCATACTTTTGCGACACATCTACTTGAACATGGGGCAGATAACACGTCTATAGAAATGTTAGAACAAGAAGAAAAAGCAAAAGCAGCAGATATTAACTATGTTGCAAATGAAAGAATTAAGTCCATTTATGAAAAGTTTCATCCACGTTCAAGATAG
- the miaB gene encoding tRNA (N6-isopentenyl adenosine(37)-C2)-methylthiotransferase MiaB produces METKLYQLTSRRQKTAEAALNTSNLEQNLSSKSNFRQFYIETYGCQMNVHDTEKAAAVLAHMGYKQVESPIEADLMLLNTCMVREKPQQKVYSRVGELRKIKAKQAQKLETEVKTNSKKPLIGVMGCVAQAEAEKIFKKSPDVKLVIGTHSIDKLPELIAQIDNGFNRAIDIRQTKEPDFLEISPSEHKTEHMAFVTIIEGCDNFCSFCIVPFTRGRERSRPAERILAEVQGLVERGYKEIQLLGQNVNSYRGSFTGVEDESLVNLERSPFVSLLELVAKRSGAPRIKYTTSHPRDFNKQIVDVMDTYENLSPWVHLPAQSGSSRVLKLMRREYTREEYLEKIQAIKQAKRDISITGDMIVGYPGETDMDFQETLSLVKEVEYDGLYMFKYSPRPNTHAAKRKDNVPETVKTERLLELQSVQSAIQKQRFQRYIGRELEVLVEGKAARGESQLAGHSSCNKVVNFIAPIELIGKLVKVRITSATPNSLIGDWIA; encoded by the coding sequence ATGGAAACTAAACTTTATCAGTTAACTAGCCGCCGACAAAAGACAGCAGAAGCGGCCTTAAATACTAGTAATTTAGAGCAAAATTTAAGCAGTAAAAGCAATTTTCGGCAGTTTTATATTGAAACTTATGGCTGTCAAATGAATGTTCATGACACAGAAAAAGCTGCTGCTGTGTTAGCTCATATGGGTTATAAACAAGTTGAGAGTCCTATAGAAGCAGATCTAATGCTTTTAAATACCTGTATGGTTAGAGAAAAACCACAGCAAAAAGTTTATAGTCGGGTAGGGGAACTTAGAAAAATTAAAGCTAAACAAGCTCAAAAATTAGAAACAGAAGTAAAAACTAATAGTAAAAAACCTTTGATTGGTGTGATGGGTTGTGTTGCACAAGCAGAAGCAGAAAAGATTTTTAAGAAGTCTCCAGATGTAAAATTAGTAATTGGGACTCATTCTATTGATAAGTTGCCAGAATTAATTGCCCAAATTGATAATGGTTTTAATCGTGCAATAGATATTCGTCAAACCAAAGAACCAGACTTTTTAGAAATAAGCCCCTCAGAACATAAAACTGAACATATGGCTTTTGTAACCATTATTGAAGGTTGTGATAACTTTTGTAGCTTTTGCATAGTTCCTTTTACACGAGGGAGGGAACGTTCTAGGCCAGCAGAAAGAATACTTGCAGAAGTTCAAGGTTTAGTTGAGCGAGGTTATAAAGAAATACAACTGCTTGGACAAAATGTTAATTCTTATCGTGGTAGCTTTACAGGTGTTGAAGATGAAAGCTTAGTTAATTTAGAAAGATCTCCTTTTGTTTCTTTACTAGAGTTAGTAGCAAAAAGATCTGGTGCGCCACGTATTAAGTACACTACTTCGCATCCAAGAGACTTTAATAAACAGATTGTAGATGTAATGGATACTTATGAAAATCTTTCTCCTTGGGTACACCTTCCAGCACAATCTGGTTCTAGCCGAGTCTTAAAATTGATGCGCCGAGAATACACAAGAGAAGAGTATTTAGAAAAAATTCAAGCTATAAAACAAGCTAAACGGGATATTTCTATTACTGGAGATATGATTGTAGGTTATCCGGGAGAAACAGATATGGATTTTCAAGAAACTCTTTCTTTAGTAAAAGAAGTTGAGTATGATGGGCTATATATGTTTAAGTATTCTCCTAGACCAAATACACACGCAGCAAAACGTAAAGATAACGTGCCTGAAACAGTAAAAACAGAAAGATTATTAGAACTTCAATCTGTACAATCAGCAATTCAAAAACAAAGATTTCAACGCTATATTGGACGTGAATTAGAAGTTTTAGTAGAAGGAAAAGCTGCTCGTGGGGAAAGTCAATTAGCTGGGCATAGCTCTTGTAATAAGGTAGTAAATTTTATTGCTCCAATAGAGTTAATTGGAAAACTGGTAAAAGTGCGTATTACATCAGCTACACCTAATAGCTTAATTGGTGATTGGATAGCTTAA
- a CDS encoding bifunctional nuclease family protein, whose product MEIEMKIRGLMIDPSANTPIVILKDINSDTLLPIWVGAYEANAIALEIEKIAPQRPMTHDLLKNVIEQMGARVQRIVITSLVDNVFYAVIELMSGESTVFLDSRPSDAIALALRSDCPIYVNEEVIKNSRNTVSEKTSLSDIEDEMEKEEEEVEWPDEIDDSDMNKYKM is encoded by the coding sequence ATGGAAATAGAAATGAAAATACGCGGTCTGATGATTGACCCTTCGGCAAATACTCCAATAGTTATATTAAAGGATATAAACAGTGATACTTTGTTGCCGATCTGGGTTGGTGCTTATGAAGCTAATGCTATTGCTTTAGAAATAGAAAAAATTGCTCCTCAAAGACCAATGACTCATGACTTGCTAAAAAATGTTATTGAACAAATGGGCGCACGTGTGCAACGAATAGTTATTACTAGTCTGGTAGATAATGTTTTTTATGCAGTGATTGAACTAATGTCAGGAGAAAGCACTGTATTTTTAGATTCTCGTCCTTCAGATGCTATTGCTTTAGCACTACGTAGTGATTGTCCTATTTATGTTAATGAAGAAGTAATAAAAAATTCTCGTAATACGGTTTCGGAAAAAACTTCTTTATCTGATATTGAAGATGAGATGGAGAAAGAGGAAGAAGAAGTAGAATGGCCTGATGAAATAGATGATAGCGATATGAATAAATATAAAATGTAG
- the recN gene encoding DNA repair protein RecN, protein MLKSLNISNLAVVTKLQVEFGNGLNLLTGETGSGKSIIVDALGLLLGGRTSAEMIRSGQQKAHVEGVFQVVAHKELFQTVESAGIEIDSKEIVIRRELTTSGRSRAFVNDQLTTVAFLRELRPYLVDIHGQNEQQTLLYAESHLDLLDLFAGLEKDCEEIRNKYRYWQSLEKELAELRRSEAERLRMLDMLEFQSSEIERANLEIGEDQQLQDERRLLVNGEKLTASSVHCYEMLYESEAAILSQVASLAKKMDELASLDPRFGQYIESVQTARYGLEDLAYFLRDYIDRVNFSPERLKEVEDRLIEIDKLKRKYGNSIEAILSSAEEMREKLLRLHTSELQEQRLVKSISEAQISYWEIAKDLSKRRRKVARDLEIAVMEELKHLAMERTQFQMGFLGNEIRATERGMDNVEMLVSTNVGEEFRPLVKIASGGEISRLMLALKTITAPTEYPRTLVFDEVDVGIGGRVAEAVGQRLKRLATTNQVLCVTHQAQIARFADIHYSVEKRVIAGRTEVSVEKLDQVGRVEELARMIGGSQITDLTRQHANELLVKG, encoded by the coding sequence ATGTTGAAATCATTGAATATTTCTAACTTAGCAGTAGTAACAAAATTACAAGTTGAATTTGGTAATGGATTGAATTTACTAACAGGAGAAACTGGTTCTGGTAAATCAATAATTGTTGATGCACTAGGTTTATTATTGGGTGGTAGGACTTCAGCAGAAATGATTCGTTCAGGACAGCAAAAAGCACATGTAGAAGGTGTCTTTCAAGTTGTTGCTCATAAGGAACTTTTTCAAACTGTAGAATCAGCAGGAATTGAAATAGATAGTAAAGAAATAGTAATTCGTAGGGAACTAACTACTAGTGGGCGAAGTCGTGCTTTTGTTAATGACCAATTAACTACAGTTGCGTTTTTAAGAGAACTTAGACCTTATTTAGTTGATATTCATGGACAAAATGAACAACAAACTTTGCTTTATGCAGAATCACATTTAGATTTGCTGGATTTGTTTGCAGGGCTAGAAAAAGACTGTGAAGAAATTCGTAACAAATACCGCTACTGGCAATCTTTAGAAAAAGAGCTTGCAGAGTTAAGACGTAGTGAGGCTGAAAGGCTAAGAATGTTAGATATGCTTGAATTTCAATCATCAGAAATTGAGCGAGCTAATTTAGAAATAGGAGAAGACCAACAGCTTCAAGATGAACGACGACTTTTAGTAAATGGAGAAAAATTAACAGCTAGTTCTGTCCATTGCTATGAAATGCTCTATGAAAGTGAAGCAGCTATTTTATCTCAAGTAGCAAGTCTTGCTAAAAAAATGGATGAGCTTGCTAGTTTAGATCCACGTTTTGGGCAATATATTGAGTCTGTTCAAACAGCCCGTTATGGCTTAGAAGACTTAGCTTATTTTTTACGTGATTATATTGACCGAGTAAATTTTTCTCCTGAAAGATTAAAAGAAGTAGAAGATAGGTTAATAGAAATTGATAAGCTAAAACGTAAATATGGGAATTCAATAGAAGCAATTCTTAGTAGTGCTGAAGAGATGAGAGAAAAGCTTTTACGTCTTCATACTTCTGAACTACAAGAACAACGACTAGTAAAATCTATTTCTGAAGCCCAAATAAGTTATTGGGAAATAGCTAAAGATTTAAGCAAACGTCGTCGCAAAGTTGCCAGAGATTTAGAAATAGCTGTTATGGAAGAACTAAAACATTTAGCAATGGAAAGAACACAATTTCAAATGGGATTTTTAGGAAATGAAATTCGTGCAACTGAAAGAGGAATGGACAATGTAGAAATGTTAGTTTCTACTAATGTTGGAGAAGAATTTCGACCACTTGTAAAGATTGCTTCTGGAGGTGAAATTTCACGCTTGATGTTAGCTCTAAAAACTATAACTGCTCCAACTGAATATCCACGAACTTTAGTTTTTGATGAAGTAGATGTTGGAATTGGAGGAAGAGTAGCCGAGGCTGTAGGACAGAGATTAAAACGACTAGCTACTACAAATCAAGTTTTATGTGTCACCCACCAAGCACAGATTGCCCGTTTTGCTGATATCCATTATTCTGTAGAAAAGCGAGTTATCGCTGGACGTACAGAAGTTAGTGTGGAAAAATTAGACCAAGTTGGTAGAGTCGAAGAATTAGCTAGAATGATAGGCGGCTCACAAATTACAGACCTTACCCGTCAACATGCTAATGAACTACTTGTAAAAGGTTGA
- a CDS encoding PDZ domain-containing protein, with amino-acid sequence MSKKFSAKWLNLCFAILLTLGLFQVVNAQQLGPYDKERGVTMLKILKDEIKKNYYDPNFHNINLDVRFKEAEEKVKQATSFGQIVGIVAQVLLDFNDSHTFFIPPSRSIDVDYGWKMLVVGDKCFVNSVRPGSDAETKGLKAGDQIQAINGYPVTRQTMWKIRYLFNTLRPQPGLKLSLLDLEGKSRDLEIMAKVTQNKQRLDLVDDESADIYDLIRQGENDRYLNRHVYYDDKDVFVWKMPEFNMPEEQVDDMMNKIKKSKSLILDLRGNPGGYEVMLLRLIGHCFDHDVKVGTIQRRKETKPIVAKTRGKNTFKGDIVVLIDSDSGSAAEVFAKVLQLEKRGKVVGDLSSGSVMRSRSKNFQLGMDVVVFYGASITDADLIMADGKSLEHIGVTPDEIILPTAKDIASSCDPAFVKAADLLGIEISAQKAGKLFPIEWKK; translated from the coding sequence ATGTCTAAAAAGTTTTCTGCTAAGTGGTTAAATTTATGTTTTGCTATTTTATTAACTTTAGGGTTATTTCAAGTTGTTAATGCTCAGCAACTTGGCCCATATGATAAAGAACGTGGCGTAACAATGCTAAAAATTCTCAAAGATGAGATTAAAAAAAATTACTATGATCCTAATTTTCATAATATCAATTTAGATGTTAGATTTAAGGAAGCAGAAGAAAAAGTAAAACAAGCTACTTCTTTTGGGCAAATTGTTGGAATTGTGGCTCAAGTCCTACTAGATTTTAATGATTCCCACACTTTTTTTATCCCACCTAGTAGAAGTATAGATGTAGATTATGGTTGGAAAATGTTAGTTGTAGGGGATAAATGTTTTGTTAATTCTGTGCGTCCTGGAAGCGATGCTGAAACAAAAGGGCTAAAAGCAGGGGATCAAATACAAGCTATTAATGGTTATCCAGTTACTAGACAAACTATGTGGAAGATTAGATATCTTTTTAATACTCTACGACCTCAGCCGGGGCTGAAATTAAGTTTACTTGATCTTGAAGGAAAGAGCCGAGATTTAGAAATCATGGCTAAAGTAACCCAAAATAAACAGAGACTTGATTTAGTCGATGATGAAAGTGCAGATATTTATGATTTGATTCGTCAAGGTGAAAATGATCGCTACTTAAACCGGCATGTTTATTATGATGATAAAGATGTTTTTGTTTGGAAAATGCCTGAATTTAACATGCCTGAAGAGCAAGTTGACGATATGATGAATAAAATTAAGAAAAGTAAGTCTTTAATCTTAGATTTAAGAGGAAATCCTGGTGGATATGAAGTAATGTTACTAAGATTAATCGGACATTGTTTTGACCATGATGTTAAAGTAGGAACTATACAACGGCGTAAAGAAACCAAACCAATTGTTGCTAAAACTAGAGGAAAAAACACTTTTAAGGGCGATATTGTTGTTTTAATTGACTCTGATTCTGGATCAGCAGCAGAAGTTTTTGCTAAAGTCCTACAACTAGAAAAAAGAGGAAAAGTTGTAGGTGATTTAAGTTCTGGTTCTGTTATGAGAAGTAGAAGCAAGAATTTTCAATTAGGTATGGATGTAGTAGTTTTTTATGGTGCTAGCATTACGGATGCTGACTTAATTATGGCTGATGGTAAGAGCTTAGAACATATTGGAGTAACACCAGATGAAATTATACTACCAACAGCCAAAGATATAGCTAGTTCTTGTGATCCTGCTTTTGTAAAGGCTGCTGATTTATTAGGAATAGAAATTTCTGCTCAAAAAGCAGGCAAACTATTTCCTATTGAGTGGAAAAAATAA
- a CDS encoding DUF427 domain-containing protein, which yields MYRPNKVEPKPGQESVWDYPRPPRVEITKKEIKIIFNKVTIVNSSNAKRVLETSHPPVYYIPQTDILMQYLFISSGSSFCEWKGEAIYYSLEVNGKRLEKVAWSYPKPTNRFEVIKDHLAFYAHPMDACLVEGELVTPQPGNFYGGWITSDIVGPFKGGPGSWGW from the coding sequence ATGTATCGTCCAAACAAGGTTGAACCAAAACCAGGGCAGGAATCTGTTTGGGATTATCCCAGACCTCCTAGAGTTGAGATAACTAAAAAAGAAATAAAAATTATTTTTAATAAAGTTACTATTGTTAATAGCAGTAATGCTAAACGTGTTTTAGAAACTAGCCATCCGCCAGTTTATTACATACCTCAAACAGATATTTTAATGCAATATTTATTTATTAGTTCTGGAAGTAGTTTTTGTGAATGGAAGGGAGAAGCTATTTATTACTCTTTAGAGGTAAATGGTAAAAGGCTAGAAAAAGTGGCATGGAGCTATCCTAAACCTACAAATAGATTTGAAGTTATAAAAGACCATTTGGCTTTTTATGCTCATCCAATGGATGCTTGTTTGGTTGAGGGAGAATTAGTTACACCTCAACCAGGTAATTTCTATGGTGGATGGATTACATCTGATATAGTTGGGCCATTTAAGGGCGGGCCGGGATCCTGGGGCTGGTAG
- a CDS encoding ParB/RepB/Spo0J family partition protein → MTTKRGLPATLKMRHDVHYVEELAARSGAPVGRMIPIDRLETNPKQPRIDIGNLEDLIASIKEKGVLEPILVRPSQVGGRFMIISGERRYRASIAAGLKELPCIEMDVDDRAVAEIALIENLQRKDLTPFEEAEGFQALADRFGYTHEEIAQKIGKSRTSVTESLSLVAMPAEIKELCRLADITSKAMLLQVVRQPDIEAMKELIQKIQRQGLTRDQVRKAAKTTQKGRPKPFNYRFQPTGKEFTLEVKFRRTQVELVEVQRAIITALEQLKAKVESELSQTDE, encoded by the coding sequence ATGACAACAAAAAGAGGGCTGCCTGCAACCTTAAAGATGCGGCACGATGTACATTATGTTGAAGAACTTGCTGCCCGTAGTGGCGCGCCTGTTGGTCGAATGATTCCTATTGACCGATTAGAAACCAATCCAAAACAACCCCGTATTGATATTGGAAATTTAGAAGACCTTATAGCTTCTATTAAAGAAAAAGGGGTTTTAGAACCTATTTTAGTTCGTCCTTCTCAAGTTGGAGGACGTTTTATGATTATTTCTGGTGAGCGTCGCTATCGTGCTAGTATTGCTGCTGGATTAAAAGAACTACCTTGCATTGAAATGGATGTAGATGATAGAGCAGTAGCAGAAATAGCTTTAATTGAAAATTTACAACGAAAAGACTTAACTCCATTTGAAGAAGCAGAAGGATTTCAAGCTTTGGCTGATCGTTTTGGTTATACACATGAAGAAATAGCCCAAAAAATAGGTAAGTCTCGAACTTCTGTCACGGAATCTTTATCTTTAGTTGCTATGCCAGCAGAGATTAAAGAACTATGTCGGCTAGCCGACATTACTTCTAAAGCTATGTTATTACAAGTAGTTAGGCAGCCTGATATTGAAGCAATGAAAGAATTAATTCAAAAAATTCAGCGACAAGGCTTAACTAGAGATCAAGTCCGTAAAGCAGCTAAAACTACTCAAAAGGGTCGTCCTAAACCTTTTAATTATCGATTTCAACCTACAGGCAAGGAATTTACTTTAGAAGTTAAGTTTCGTCGCACTCAAGTTGAGTTAGTAGAAGTTCAAAGAGCGATAATTACAGCTTTGGAACAACTAAAAGCCAAAGTTGAATCTGAGCTTTCCCAAACAGATGAATAA